The Halarchaeum grantii nucleotide sequence CGCCTTCAGCGCGAACACCATCAGGACGACGGACGCGCTGATCGTCGCGCCCTTCAGCTGGGGGACGATGACGCGCCAGTACATCCGGAGGGTGCTCGCGCCGTCGACGCGCGCGGCCTCGAACTGCTCGGTCGGGATCGCTCGCAGGCCCGCGAGGTAGACGACCATCGCGTAGCCGCTGAACTGCCAGATGAGCGCGAAGACGACGGCGCCGAGGACGAGCTGGGGGTTCGCGATCCACTCGTAGGGGCCCAGCCCGACGACGCCGAGGATGATGTTGATCAGCCCGTTCTGCTCGTTGTACATCCAGAGCCAGAACTGGGCGGTGACCACGAACGAGAGCGCCATCGGCAGCAGGTAGATGGTTCGGAAGGTGTTCTCGTAGCGGATCCCTTGATCGACGAGGATCGCCACGAGCATTCCGACGACGAGACAGAGCAACGTGAACGCGATGAGGAGCGCGAACGTGTTCTGGAGCGCGCCGAGGAAGACCGGGTCGCCGAACGCCCGCGTGTACATCTCGAAGTCGAGGTTCGCGTAGTTCGGCACCGCGAAGCCCGTGGTGTTCGTGAGGCTCAGGAAGAAGTTCCAGACGATCGCCCCGTAGACCGCCAGCCCCATGAGTACGAACGGCGGCAGCCAGTAGGGGAGCGAGGAGGTGAACTCGTCGCTGAGGAACCCCTCGGAGCGGGAGGTCGTGGCGACCTCGCCGCCGTCGGTGCGGGCTCGCTTCCGGCGGAGCGCGCGCCGGACGAACGTCGCTAGCTTTCCACGCATCGCTCGTTAGTTGCTGAACGCGTCCACGAACGCCTGCGCGGTCTTCTCCGCTGCGGAGTCCGTGTATCCGGAGTAGTTCTGGCTGATCGCGGTCTTGAGGTCGCTGAGGACTCCCGGCGTGGTGGCGAGGCCGTGCGCGACGCTCGGCGGCTGCGATTTGGAGCTCTGGAAGTCGCTGTACTGGTTCGTCTGGAACTCGCTGAACTCGTCCATGGGGACGTCGCTACGCGGCGGGATGGAGCCCTTCTCCGTGTTGAAGCGGACCTGCGCGTCCTTCGAGCCGACGTAGGTGAGCCACTTCTCCGTCGCCTCGGGCGACGGGTTGTTCGCCGGGTACGTCCACGAGTCCATGTTGAGCGAGTAGAGCCCGTCCGTCCCGGGGAAGACCGCCTGGTTCCAGTCGGTCTTGTACTCGAAGTCCTCGGTGCCGGAGTACATGCCGGCGGCCCAGTCGCCCTGGTGGAAGAAGCCCGCCCCACCGTTGATGATGAGGTTGTTGGCTTCCTGCCAGCCGACGGTGCCGGCGTCGCTGTTGAAGTACTCGCTGTACTCGTTGATGGTCTTGAAGGCGTCGGCGATGGGGCCGGCCTCGGCCTCGCCCGCGACGAAGTCCTGGTAGGTGTCCCAGCCGGCCTGCCCGAGGTAGACGGCCGCCCAGAGCTGGAGCGTCGTCCACGGGGACTGACTGGACTGGGCCATCCCGATGGCGTCCGTGTTCTCTTCCACCTTCTGCAGGGCGGCGGTGAGGTCGCTCGGCGTCTCGATGGACGCGACGTCGACCCCGGCCTCGTCGATGACCTGCTGGTTGTAGAAGAGGTTGTTCATCCGGTGGATGTTCGTCGGGACGGCGACGTACGTTCCGGCGGGCTTGGCGGCGTCCTTCGGCCCTTGGAGGTACGCCTCCTTCATGTTGTTCTGGCTCCAGACGGACTCCTCGATGTCGCCGAGGAGGTCGGCGTCGGTGAACTGGATGAGGTTCTTGCCGGGCCACTCCGCCCACGAACTGGGCGGGTTGTTGTTACCGAGGCGCGTGTTGATGCGCGTGTTGAGGCTGGTGTTCCCGCCGCCGCCGATGGCCTTGTCGTTCACCGTGACGTCCGGGTAGGCCTCCTTGAAGCCCTCGAGCATGCTGTCGAAGGCGGCCGCCCCGTCGCCGCCGCTCCAGCCGTGGAGGATTTCGAGTTCGTTCGACCCGCCGCTGCCGCCGTTAGTACAGCCCGCGAGGGCCGCGACGCCAGTCGCGCCCGCTGCGGTCAGATACCGGCGCCGCGTCATCGAGCTGTCAGTGTTTTTGTCTGTCATAGGCTTCCGTTTCCGTCCTCTACTCCGTCTCTCGGGTACTAAATAGTTATTATTAACCACAGATCGAGTAAACAGTGAGTCGGCCTGCCAAACTTGCCGGTCGGGTCGACCGGGACCGGTGGGTTTTACGCGCGCCGCCGCGAGTCACCCGCATATGAGCGAAGACGACGACTACCGCATCGAGTCCGACAGCCTCGGCGAGATGGAGGTCCCGGCCGACGCCTACTGGGGCGCGCAGACCCAGCGTGCCGTCG carries:
- a CDS encoding ABC transporter substrate-binding protein; the protein is MTRRRYLTAAGATGVAALAGCTNGGSGGSNELEILHGWSGGDGAAAFDSMLEGFKEAYPDVTVNDKAIGGGGNTSLNTRINTRLGNNNPPSSWAEWPGKNLIQFTDADLLGDIEESVWSQNNMKEAYLQGPKDAAKPAGTYVAVPTNIHRMNNLFYNQQVIDEAGVDVASIETPSDLTAALQKVEENTDAIGMAQSSQSPWTTLQLWAAVYLGQAGWDTYQDFVAGEAEAGPIADAFKTINEYSEYFNSDAGTVGWQEANNLIINGGAGFFHQGDWAAGMYSGTEDFEYKTDWNQAVFPGTDGLYSLNMDSWTYPANNPSPEATEKWLTYVGSKDAQVRFNTEKGSIPPRSDVPMDEFSEFQTNQYSDFQSSKSQPPSVAHGLATTPGVLSDLKTAISQNYSGYTDSAAEKTAQAFVDAFSN
- a CDS encoding carbohydrate ABC transporter permease; translated protein: MRGKLATFVRRALRRKRARTDGGEVATTSRSEGFLSDEFTSSLPYWLPPFVLMGLAVYGAIVWNFFLSLTNTTGFAVPNYANLDFEMYTRAFGDPVFLGALQNTFALLIAFTLLCLVVGMLVAILVDQGIRYENTFRTIYLLPMALSFVVTAQFWLWMYNEQNGLINIILGVVGLGPYEWIANPQLVLGAVVFALIWQFSGYAMVVYLAGLRAIPTEQFEAARVDGASTLRMYWRVIVPQLKGATISASVVLMVFALKAFDFLYSLTGSYYPPKGSDILATMMVRQAFVANNRAYAAAIGIMLFALALVIIAPYLLYQYRAGEL